One Nocardia huaxiensis genomic window, AGGAGGCGCCCTCGCCGTGCGCGACCACACCGTCGTGGGCGAAGGTCACGTCCAGCTCCTTGAGCGCCGCCTCCACCGCCTTCACCTGGTCGATGGTGTCGACCTGGAACGAAAGGTGGTGCAGGCCGGGCGTTTTCGCGGAGAACGAGCCGTCGCTCTGCTGCCACAGGGTGAGTTGCAGCTTGCCGTCCGCACCGAGGAAGGCGAAGCGCTGCTCGCCGCCGGTGCTCGCGCCGAGCTGCTCGAAGCCGAGGGCGCGCTGATAGAAGTCCACCGAGCGGGTCAGGTCGGTGACATTGAGGCCGACATGGCCGGTGGCGAGCTGCGGGGCGGCGACGGTGGTCATATTTCCTCCAGGAACATCTAACTCGTTGGTGTTGTTTCGATGGTTAGAACGTAGGAGGATGACGGAGTCACTGTCAACCCTCTAAATAAATGTGACTGGTTAGAATGGCGGTGCTCAATCAATGGACTCGAGGAGCTGGTTAATCTCAGGCATGCCCGATCCGCGTCCCCACGTCGGCGAACCGCTCGCGCTGGACCTGCTCAATACCCGCTGGAACAGCGCGGACGGTCCCGTGGACCTGCTCACGGATGTCGCCGGTCTGCGGCAGTGGCTCGCCGACAACGAGCTCACCGACCGCAGCCCGGCCGACGAGCCGACACTGCACGCGCTCATCGAGGCGCGAGAGGCGATTCTGCGGGCCATCCGCAAGGAGTCGATCGACGATCTCAATCGAGTGCTGGATGCCGGGCGGCTGCGGCGCACACTCACCACCGCCGGTCCGGCCGACGAGGTGGAGGTGCCGGAGCGGACGCGACTAGCGGGCTGGCTGGCCGCCGACAATCTGCTGGAGCTGCTGGGCGAAGCGCCGGACCGGATCAAACAGTGTGCGCACCCGCAGTGCGTGCTGTGGTTCTACGACACCTCGAAAAACGGTGCGCGCCGGTGGCATTCGATGGCGACCTGCGGCAACCGCGCCAAGGCCACCCGGCATTACGCGAAGAAGACAGCCGAGGTCTGAGTGTTCCAGACCCAGGCCCGGGCGGTCGTCCCCCGGGCCGCAGCGGTCAGAACAGCTCGTCGAGCAGACGGTAGTAGCGCAGGCGGGTCTCATCCGGCTCGGGCAGCCCGTAGGCGGCCAGGAATGCCCGCACCTCATCCGGCCCGAAGTCGTCATCGAGATCTCGTACGGCCAAGGCGACATCGCGGTATCGGTCGGCCACACCCAGGCGTCCGACATCGATGAGCAGCCCGCCGTTGAGCACATTGGACGGCGTGTAATCCCCGTGCGCCACAACGAGATCCTCGACGGCCGGGCGTTCGGCGTGCAGGCGCTCGAGCACCTGTTCGGCGGTCTGGCCCAGATTGTCGTCGTCGAAGTCGTCGACATCGACCTCACCGTCGCGGACCAGACCGCCCGCCTGCGCAAGCATGGCATCGAGGCGACCGTCGAAGGGGCACAATGCGATCGGCAGGTCGTGCAGGCGGCGCAGGGTCTCCCCCATCGTCCTGCCGGGCGCGGCGGCGGTGGCCAGACTCGGCACCCCGGCATCGGCCAGCACCAGCGTATCCGCTTCGAACGCAACGACTTTCGGCACGGTCACACCCTGCGCGGCCAGCCACTCGAAGCGTTCGTATTCGGCGCGAGCGACGGGACCGCGCTTCATCCAATAGGCTCCGCCGACCTTGACCACACCGCCGCTCTGGCCCTCATGGTCCTGCGAGTACACCGGCGCGGGACCGAACAACTCGGCGACGCCGGGCGGTAGCGCAGCGCTCACGCGACCACTCACCACCGCGCCTTGGGGACATCGAATTCGGCGCACAGCGCCCGCCACACATCGCGCGGGTCCACCCCGCTCTCGATGGCCTGCGCCCCGGTCCGCCCCATGGACGGGATCACATGGTCGGTCAGCAACGCATCCCCGCGCGCCGTACCGAATTCGGTATGCAACAGCTCCTGGAATTCCGTCAACCGCACCTCGGCAGCGTACGCCACACGCGCACCGCGGTCATGAATCGGTGTCGCCGAGGCCCCGCAGTATCCGTCTTCGAGCTGCTAGCGGCCGCTACGCCCGGTCAGTTCGAGTGTGCCCCCGACAGGACCTGATGGCAGACCTCGATCGGGTCGGACGCCAAGGTGACGCCCGCGGCGGCGCGTCGTGCGGCGTCGGTGAAGGCGGGCTCGGTGAGCATGCGGTGGACCGAATCGCGGATCGCCTCCGGGGTGAGGGGCCGGATCAGCAGCGAACTGCCTTGGCGGGCAGCGCGATTGGCCAGCTCCCACTGATCGCCGCCACCCGGCACGGTGATGATGGGGACGCCCGCGAGCAGCGATTTGGCCAGCAGCCCGTGACCGCCGCCGCCGATCACCAGCGCGGCGTGCCGCAGCAGCTCGTCCTGGCGCCCCAAACCGGCGGTGGCCCAGGGCGGAAGGTCGGCGGGCGGGGTGTCGAGCATGGAGATCGCCACGCGCACACCGGAATCCGCGAGCGCTTCGAGGACCGCGTCGGCCATGTTCGTCACCCCGGTCTGCGCGGTGGAGGGAGCCACCACGACCAGCGGGGCATCACCCGGCGGCAGATCCAGAATGTGATCGGTGGGCTCCCACAGCAGCGGGCCGATCAGATGCGCGTTCTCCGGCCAGTCCGGGCGCGGCACCTCGAGCGCGGGCAGAGTCGCGATCAGCCGCGCCGCGGGGCCCGGATCCTCCGGCGGCAGACCGATACTCGCGCGGGCCTCCTCACGCTGGGTCTCCCCCCGGCGGATGGCGCGCGCGGACAGGGTGCGCAGCATGGAATCCCGAGCCCGGCCGCGCACACCCTCACCGGCGGCGAGCCCGCTCCCGATGGGCGGCAAACCCTTCGACGGCAGATACAGCGGATGCGGCGACAACTCCACCCACGGCACGCTGAGCCGTTCGGCCGCCATACCGCCCCCGGCGGTCAACACATCCGAGACCACCAACTCCGGCAGCATGGCACTGAGATCGGGCAGGATCTCGGTCGAAATATGCGCCGCCCGTTGATGAATCCGCGCACCGGCATCCTCATCGTCATCCTCCGCGCGCGGCGCCAACCCTTTCAGCCGCCGCACCCCGATCCCCGCCGCCATGGCCGCGTCGAACCAGCGCGGGCTGGTGAACAGCACCGGCTCATCACCCGCCGCCAGAAACCGCAGGCACAACGCGATCGCCGGAAAGGCATGTCCCGGATCCGGTCCGGCCACCACCGCTACTCGCACGCGCCCCAGCGTGCCACACCCCGCCGACGTCAGGAAACGGGTACCGGCGGAGTGTCTCGATGCTCGTGGTCGCGACCTGTTTCAGCGCCCTGAACAGGCGCTCACCTCAGCCCGCGAAGTAGAACAGCTCGAAGGAGACCGCGTGGGCGGCCTCGAACCCTTCCTTGGGGCCGCAGGTCATGTCGATGACGGCGCGGGCCTGGTCGGCGACCGGGTCCGGGCTCAGGGCCGCCAGGTAGCGGGCGTGCGCGGCCAGGGATTCGACCGCCACCTCGAGGGTGTCGCTGACATCCACGGCGTGGCTGCCCTCGGCGACGCCGCAGACGGCCGCCCAGCGCGGCGACCAGATCGGCAGGGCGGCGATCTCCGGGAAGATCCACTCGTTGCCCGCATCGGAGACGGCGTCGAGGGCGGCGCGGCCGACGGCGCGATGGTCGGCGCTATTGGCGTATCCGCGCGCCCAGCCGTCACCGAAGTTGAACAGCACCACCATCTCCGGCTGATGCCGGCGGATCGCGGCGGCGATGTCGCGGCGCAGCTCGAGGCTCTCCACAATGCGGCCATCCGGATGCCCGAGGAATTCCACCTCGCTGACTCCGACGATCTTGGCGCTGGCTCGCTCCTCGTCCTCACGCAGCGGGCCGGATTCCGCGGGCGGCAGCCCCGCGATGCCCGCCTCGCCGCTGGTGGCCAGCACATAGCGAATGTCCTTGCCCTGCCGCGTCCAGCGCGCGACAGCGGCCGCCGCACCGTATTCGATGTCGTCGGGATGCGCGACGATGACGATGCCGCGCTGCCAGTCCTCGGGAAGCTGCTCCATACCTGAATTCAACATTGTTCCCAGGGGCTCCGCCCCCGGACCCCCAGAAGCTCTGCTTTTCCCAGGGGCTCCGCCCCGGCCCCCGTTACGGGGCTCGGGTTTTCGAGGGTGTTCAGAGGATGGGGAGGATGCCCTCGAAAGCTGCTTCTGCGGCGCCGAGGAGTTTCAGATCTGTTCCGAGGCTGGATTTCTCGATGCGGATGCCACCCATGGCGCGGCTGACCATGCTGCGGCTGCGGACCTGGTCGGCGACGCGGGTGATGGCGGTTTCGGGGAGGGCGGTGAACAGGTCGCCCAGGACCACCAGTTCGGGGCCGAGGATATTGACCACGTTCACCAGGCCGAGGGTGAGCCAGTCCAGGTAGTCGTCGAGCAGTGTGCCGTAATCGCCTTGGAGTGCACGTAATTCCGCGACGATGGTGCCGCGCGGGCCGTGTTCGGGCAGGCCGAGGGCGCGACAGAGGGCAGCCTCGCCTACCTCGGTTTCCCAGCAGCCGATATTGCCGCAGTGGCAGGTGCGCCCGCCCGGATGCACTGTCATGTGGCCGATTTCGCCGAGGTAGCCGGCGGAGCCGCGCAGCAGCGCGCCCTGGGCGATGAGGCCGCCGCCCACGCCGACGTCGGCGGAGACGAAGACCGCGTCGGATGCGCCGCGCCCGGAACCGCGCACAAGTTCTGCGAGAGCGCCGAATTCGGCATCGTTGCCGACCACGACCGGTAGGTCCAGCACCGCGCCCATGCGGGAGCCGAGCGCCACCTCGTCCCATTCCAGGTTCGCGGCGGTGTGCACATGCCCGTCGGAGCGGCGCACGACGCCGGGGACGGAAATACCGGCCGCCACCGGGCTCACCCCCAGATCCGCCGCCAGCAGGGACGCCGATTCGGCCACATGCGTGATCACCTCGTGCGGATTCCGTTGCCGCCCATGCAGATTCCAGCTGTTGCGGCCCAGGATCTGGCCGCCGAATCCGACCAGGGCGATACCGGCCCGCTCCACCTGCACGTCCACCGCCAGCACCACCGCCGCCAGCGGTTGCGGCAGCACCAGCAGCGATGGGCGGCCCGCCCCGCGCGCCAGGCGCGGCACCTTCTCCTCCACCAGACCGGTTTCGGCGAGCCCGTCGACCAGCATTTTGATGGTGGACCGGTTGAGCCCGAGCTCGGTGGCCAGGGCCGCACGGGTGGCGGGACCACCGGTGTGCAGCAGGCGCAGGAGGCTGGACCGGTTGAAGCGGCGCACCTCGTCCGGTCGGGCGACGGTCATGGACTCAGGAATACCATTGCGGCGCCCGGTGACCCGGAACCGACGCCCCCGGACAGCCCACCGGCCACCGGGCTCATCGCGCCGCCGCCGCGGCCCGCCGCCGGGACAGTGCGTCCACCGTGGCCGCCAGCAGCAACACCTGACCGGTGACGACCGAGACCACCGCGGCAGGCTGCTCCAGCAGCCCGAGCCCATTGGACACCACGGCCAGCACCGCGCCGCCGATCACCGCGTCGGCCACCCGACCCTTCCCGCCGAACAGCGAGGTGCCGCCGATCACCGCCGCGCCGACCGCGAACAGCAGGGTATTGAGCCCACCCGCCTGCGGATCGACCGAACCGACCTTCGACGAGTAGATGATCGCGCCGATCGCCGCACACGACGACGAGATGACGAAAACGCTTGCGCGCAACTGGGTCACATTGATGCCCGCCCGGCGCGCCGCCTCGGTGTTCCCACCGACCGCGTAGATGTGCCGCCCGTAGGTGGTGTGGTTGAGCACGTAGGAGCCCGCCACCAGCAGTGCCAGCACGATCGGCACCACATACGGGATGCCGGAGATCACGATCAGCTTGCTCGGCGAGCGATTGACGGTGAGCAGCGCGGTGACCACGACCGCGAAACCCACCAGCGCCGACACCTTCGCAACCACCAGCGGCGTGGGCGCGGTGACCAATCCGCGCCGCCGGCGCCGCAGATGCCCGCCCAGCGTGACCGCCGCGTATCCACCCGCCGCCACCGCGCACAGCAGCCAGCTGCCCAGGGTGGACAGATTGCCGTTGGCCACCTGATCGAGCACATGCGACGAATTGATGCCGAGCACGCCGCCCTCGCCGATGAGCTGCAGGATCACCCCCTGCCAGGTCAGGAACAATGCCAAAGTCACCACGAAGGACGGCATTCCGACCTTGGCGACCAGGAACCCGGTGATGCAGCCGATGGCCGCGCCCACGCACACGGCCAGCAGCATCTCCACCCACGGATTGGCTTCGAAACCGATCAGGGTCACCGCGACGCCCAGCAGCGACAGCGCCACTCCGGGCCAGATGCGCAGCAGCGCGGCCAGGATCGCCGCCAGCACCATCAGCCCGTTGAAGATGAAGAACACCGTGGATCCCATGCCGGACAGCAGGTTTCCGTTCTCCACGAAATGCAGGGCGAGCACCGCGGCGGCCACTCCGGAGGCGGTGCCCGCCGACAGGTCGATCTCACCGATCAGCAGCACATAGACGATGCCGATGGCGATGACGGTCTGCCCCGCGCCCTGGGCGAGCAGGTTCGCGATGTTGTTCAGGGAGAAGAACACATCCGACATGCTCGAGAACAGAACCACCAGCACGACCAGCCCGAGCAGGGCCGGCAGCGAACCGATCTCGCCCGAGCGCAATCGAGTGGCGTACTCGCGCAAGGCTTCCCGGGTGGACATGGTGGTGGTGTCGATGCCGAAATCGGCGATCGCCTCGGGTGGGCGCGACGGCGCCGGAGGCGGAACGGCTTTCGCGCCTTCCGCTTCCGGGCCGCCGGGTGCGGTGGTCTTCGAACTGCTCATGTCCTCGTTCACGATGTCCCCTCACAGCACCGCGGCTTCGGGACGGGCCAGCCCCAAGTCGCCGGAGCGGCCCGCCGTGATCAGCTCCACCACCTGTCCGTGGGTGACGTCGGCGGTGCGCACCTGCGCCGCCGTCCGGCCCAGGTACAGCACCGCGATCCGATCCGCCACCTCGAACACGTCGGCCAGGTTGTGGCTGATCAGCACCACGCCCAGGCCCTGTTCGGCCAGCCGCCGCACCAGGTCCAGCACCTGCCGGGTCTGCGCCACGCCGAGGGCGGCGGTGGGCTCGTCCAGCAACACCAGATTGCTGTTCCAGAGCACGGCTTTGGCGATGGCGACGGTTTGCCGCTGCCCGCCCGACAGCGACGACACCGGCGTGCGCACGGATTTCACGGTGCGCACACCCAGGGATGCGAGCGTGCTGCGCGCCGCCTCCTCCATGCTCGCCTCGTCCATCCGCCACGGCTTCCCGCGCTCGCGGCCGAGGAACATATTGGCCACGATGTCGAGATTGTCGGCCAGCGCGAGATCCTGGTAGACGACCTCGATGCCCAGGGCCGCAGCGTCTTTCGGGCCGCGCAGGTGCACGGGCTCGCCACGGAAGCGGACTTCGCCGGAGT contains:
- a CDS encoding VOC family protein encodes the protein MTTVAAPQLATGHVGLNVTDLTRSVDFYQRALGFEQLGASTGGEQRFAFLGADGKLQLTLWQQSDGSFSAKTPGLHHLSFQVDTIDQVKAVEAALKELDVTFAHDGVVAHGEGASSGGIFFTDPDGIRLEVYAPAGAESAPAPSGSAPTCGFF
- a CDS encoding CGNR zinc finger domain-containing protein, which produces MPDPRPHVGEPLALDLLNTRWNSADGPVDLLTDVAGLRQWLADNELTDRSPADEPTLHALIEAREAILRAIRKESIDDLNRVLDAGRLRRTLTTAGPADEVEVPERTRLAGWLAADNLLELLGEAPDRIKQCAHPQCVLWFYDTSKNGARRWHSMATCGNRAKATRHYAKKTAEV
- a CDS encoding aminoglycoside 3'-phosphotransferase is translated as MSAALPPGVAELFGPAPVYSQDHEGQSGGVVKVGGAYWMKRGPVARAEYERFEWLAAQGVTVPKVVAFEADTLVLADAGVPSLATAAAPGRTMGETLRRLHDLPIALCPFDGRLDAMLAQAGGLVRDGEVDVDDFDDDNLGQTAEQVLERLHAERPAVEDLVVAHGDYTPSNVLNGGLLIDVGRLGVADRYRDVALAVRDLDDDFGPDEVRAFLAAYGLPEPDETRLRYYRLLDELF
- a CDS encoding DUF3046 domain-containing protein; protein product: MRLTEFQELLHTEFGTARGDALLTDHVIPSMGRTGAQAIESGVDPRDVWRALCAEFDVPKARW
- a CDS encoding glycosyltransferase, which translates into the protein MRVAVVAGPDPGHAFPAIALCLRFLAAGDEPVLFTSPRWFDAAMAAGIGVRRLKGLAPRAEDDDEDAGARIHQRAAHISTEILPDLSAMLPELVVSDVLTAGGGMAAERLSVPWVELSPHPLYLPSKGLPPIGSGLAAGEGVRGRARDSMLRTLSARAIRRGETQREEARASIGLPPEDPGPAARLIATLPALEVPRPDWPENAHLIGPLLWEPTDHILDLPPGDAPLVVVAPSTAQTGVTNMADAVLEALADSGVRVAISMLDTPPADLPPWATAGLGRQDELLRHAALVIGGGGHGLLAKSLLAGVPIITVPGGGDQWELANRAARQGSSLLIRPLTPEAIRDSVHRMLTEPAFTDAARRAAAGVTLASDPIEVCHQVLSGAHSN
- a CDS encoding PIG-L deacetylase family protein, coding for MEQLPEDWQRGIVIVAHPDDIEYGAAAAVARWTRQGKDIRYVLATSGEAGIAGLPPAESGPLREDEERASAKIVGVSEVEFLGHPDGRIVESLELRRDIAAAIRRHQPEMVVLFNFGDGWARGYANSADHRAVGRAALDAVSDAGNEWIFPEIAALPIWSPRWAAVCGVAEGSHAVDVSDTLEVAVESLAAHARYLAALSPDPVADQARAVIDMTCGPKEGFEAAHAVSFELFYFAG
- a CDS encoding ROK family transcriptional regulator, whose product is MTVARPDEVRRFNRSSLLRLLHTGGPATRAALATELGLNRSTIKMLVDGLAETGLVEEKVPRLARGAGRPSLLVLPQPLAAVVLAVDVQVERAGIALVGFGGQILGRNSWNLHGRQRNPHEVITHVAESASLLAADLGVSPVAAGISVPGVVRRSDGHVHTAANLEWDEVALGSRMGAVLDLPVVVGNDAEFGALAELVRGSGRGASDAVFVSADVGVGGGLIAQGALLRGSAGYLGEIGHMTVHPGGRTCHCGNIGCWETEVGEAALCRALGLPEHGPRGTIVAELRALQGDYGTLLDDYLDWLTLGLVNVVNILGPELVVLGDLFTALPETAITRVADQVRSRSMVSRAMGGIRIEKSSLGTDLKLLGAAEAAFEGILPIL
- a CDS encoding sugar ABC transporter permease is translated as MSSSKTTAPGGPEAEGAKAVPPPAPSRPPEAIADFGIDTTTMSTREALREYATRLRSGEIGSLPALLGLVVLVVLFSSMSDVFFSLNNIANLLAQGAGQTVIAIGIVYVLLIGEIDLSAGTASGVAAAVLALHFVENGNLLSGMGSTVFFIFNGLMVLAAILAALLRIWPGVALSLLGVAVTLIGFEANPWVEMLLAVCVGAAIGCITGFLVAKVGMPSFVVTLALFLTWQGVILQLIGEGGVLGINSSHVLDQVANGNLSTLGSWLLCAVAAGGYAAVTLGGHLRRRRRGLVTAPTPLVVAKVSALVGFAVVVTALLTVNRSPSKLIVISGIPYVVPIVLALLVAGSYVLNHTTYGRHIYAVGGNTEAARRAGINVTQLRASVFVISSSCAAIGAIIYSSKVGSVDPQAGGLNTLLFAVGAAVIGGTSLFGGKGRVADAVIGGAVLAVVSNGLGLLEQPAAVVSVVTGQVLLLAATVDALSRRRAAAAAR
- a CDS encoding ATP-binding cassette domain-containing protein, translated to MSAPLLQITGLNKSFGAVHVLHDVALTVPAGQVTALVGDNGAGKTTLVKCVAGIHAADSGEVRFRGEPVHLRGPKDAAALGIEVVYQDLALADNLDIVANMFLGRERGKPWRMDEASMEEAARSTLASLGVRTVKSVRTPVSSLSGGQRQTVAIAKAVLWNSNLVLLDEPTAALGVAQTRQVLDLVRRLAEQGLGVVLISHNLADVFEVADRIAVLYLGRTAAQVRTADVTHGQVVELITAGRSGDLGLARPEAAVL